Part of the Kitasatospora sp. NBC_01266 genome, GACTCGGCTCGCGTTCGAGCAGGCCGAGGAGGGCGAGAGGAACTGTCATACCTAAGTATCTACACTCAGTATCTACTTGGGGTCAACACTCAGTATCTACTGACCGTCAGTTACCACCCTCTTTCCGATCATCCGCCGCCCGATGCCATGATGACGTCACGTCAGTTCTCTGCCCTTCACCCCCAGGAGCCCGCGTGACCTCCCGCGTCCGCAGCATCACCTTCGACTGCGCCGAGCCCGCCGGGCTCGCCGCCTTCTGGGGCGCGGTGACCGGCCGGACCCCGGTCAACGACGGCACCGAGGAGAGCCCGGAGTACCTGCTCGCCGACCCCGCGGACGCCGGCCTACCCAACCTGCTCTTCATCGCCGTGCCCGAGGGAAAGAGCATCAAGAACCGGGTCCACCTGGACCTTCAGCCCGCCGACCGCAGCCGCGAGGAGGAGGTGGCGCGGCTGCTGGGCCTGGGCGCAACCCTGCTCGCCGACCACCGGCAGCCGGACGGCACGGGGTGGGCCCTGCTGGCCGACCCCGAGGGCAACGAATTCTGCGTGGAGCGCAGCGCGGCGGAGCGGGTCCGAACCGGCGGGTGAACTCGGCGATCGGCTGCCCGAGTTGATGACCCCTCTACTACCGCTTGGTCGCGCGGAGCGAGTAGACCAGCGGCGTGCGCGGGTGGCCCGGGGGAAAGCGGTACTCGGTGGGGGTGCTGCGCTCCAGCACGGAGTAGCGCTGGAAGAGCGTCACGTCGTGTTCGTGGAGGAAGTCGATCCGCAGGCCCGCCTCGGCCAAGGCGGTGACGACGGAACCGAGTTGGTGGGTCCACTGGACGGACGTGGTCTCGGTGAGCGTCGGCCCGTCGGTGTAGGTGGTGGCGCAGTCGAAGGTGCCGGCGGAGCTGTCGAAGTAGTCGTGGGCGACCGTGCGGCCGTCCTCGTCCAGGGTCTCGGACATGGGGTGGAACTCGGCCAGGTAGAGGGCTCCGCCGTCGGCCAGCAGCGAGGCCACCACGCGGGCCCAGTGGGACAGGTCGGGGAGCCAGACGAGCGCGCCGAACCCGGTGTAGACCAGGTCGAACCGCTCGCCGGCCAGGGCGTTGGGGGCCTCGTGGACGTCGCAGACCACGAAGCGGGCGCGGTCGGCGAGGCCGGTCTGCTCGGCGAGCGCGCGGGCGGTGCGGATGGCGGGCTCGGAGAAGTCCAGGCCGGTGACCTCCGCGCCCCGGCGCGCCCAGGAGAGGGTGTCCTGGCCCATGTGGCACTGGAGGTGTAGCAGGCGCCGACCGGTGACGTCCCCCATCTCGTCGAGCTCGAAGGGCCGCAGGGTGCAGCCGCCGGCCCGGAAGCCGGGGAGGTCGTAGAACTCGCTGGCGGCGTGGACGCGGGTGCGATCGTCCCAGTTGGCGCGGTTGAGGCTCAGCCAGGAGGCGGGCTCGGAAGCAGTCATGCCCGCCGACGCTAGCGGCCGACTCGGCCTGCCGCACGGGCATTTCGTCGGTGTCAGCCCAGGATGCGGGCGAGGCGGATCTGCGCGCCGGTGAAGGCGCGGGCTATCAGCGGGAGCAGCAGGAGCAGCGGCACACCGCCGACCAGGGCGTGGAAGGCCCAGACACCCGGGTAGCTGGGCCCACCCCAGGCGTGCGGGTCGTAGCCGGTCATACCGATCAGCGGGCGGACCGGGTAGGCGAGGTTGATCAGGGAGAGGTAGGCGACATAGCCGAGGGCCAGGGCGGCCAGGGCATTGACCGGAAGGCCGAGCAGGGCATGGGCCAGCACTCTGGCCCGGGCCCGCCGCGGCGCGGGGCCGACCGGCTGCCCCAGGGAGCGGCGCACCAGCGCCCGGTGCCGCCCGGCCAGGCTCGGGCTGGCCGTGGAGCCGACGGCCGCGAGCAGGGTGAGCGGGAGCGCGAACATCGCGTAACCGGTGCGGCGCCAGGCGGCGGCCGAGTACGCCCGGCGGACCCGGTCCGGGGTGCTGGAGACCCGGGAAACGGCCGGGGAAGCGGCCGGGGAAGCGGCCGGGGAAGCAGGCAGCGTGGCGGTGCTCATGGAGTCCTCCGGAACGACGGTCGGGCGGGCGATCCGGCAGGTCCGCCCCTGTGACCACGATCCTGCCGCGCTGCCGACCCATCGTCAGGCGTGCTACCACGTCAGCTTCCAGGTGGTGCCAGCACCACCTCGGCCGAAGCGGCCCAGCGGGAGGTCCAGCCGGCGGGCCCGCTCCGGGCCCGCCCGCCGTCACCGGCTCAGAACTCCTTGCGGAACGCCTCCGCCGCCGCGAGGAACCGGTCGTTGCCCGCCACCTCGCCGATCGACACCCGGACGCCCTCGCCGGCGAACGGCCGCACGATCACGCCCGCCGCCGCGCAGGACGCCGCGAAGTCCAGGGTCCGCTCGCCCAGCCGCAGCCAGACGAAGTTGGCCTGCGAGTCGACCACGGTCCACCCCTGGGCGGCCAGCGCCGCCGCGACCCGGGTGCGCTCGGCGACCAGCGCCTCGACCCGGACCAGCAGCGCGTCCTCGGCGCGCAGCGAGGCGACGGCCGCGTCCTGGGCGAGCTGGCTGACCCCGAACGGGATCGCGGTCTTGCGCAGCGCGGTGGCCACCGGCTCGTGCGCGATGGCGAAGCCGACCCGCAGGCCGGCCAGGCCGTACGCCTTGGAGAAGGTGCGCAGCACGCAGACGTTGGGCCGGTCGCGGTACAGCTCGACGCCGTCCGGGACCTGCTCGTCGCGGATGAACTCGCGGTAGGCCTCGTCGACCAC contains:
- a CDS encoding class I SAM-dependent methyltransferase — translated: MTASEPASWLSLNRANWDDRTRVHAASEFYDLPGFRAGGCTLRPFELDEMGDVTGRRLLHLQCHMGQDTLSWARRGAEVTGLDFSEPAIRTARALAEQTGLADRARFVVCDVHEAPNALAGERFDLVYTGFGALVWLPDLSHWARVVASLLADGGALYLAEFHPMSETLDEDGRTVAHDYFDSSAGTFDCATTYTDGPTLTETTSVQWTHQLGSVVTALAEAGLRIDFLHEHDVTLFQRYSVLERSTPTEYRFPPGHPRTPLVYSLRATKR
- a CDS encoding VOC family protein, whose product is MTSRVRSITFDCAEPAGLAAFWGAVTGRTPVNDGTEESPEYLLADPADAGLPNLLFIAVPEGKSIKNRVHLDLQPADRSREEEVARLLGLGATLLADHRQPDGTGWALLADPEGNEFCVERSAAERVRTGG